The Candidatus Palauibacter soopunensis region ACTTCAAGCACGGCTACTCGCTGTACCTGGAGGAGGTGCCGAACATCCTCCAGCACGAGGTCCGCGAGCGCGACTACTTCTACATCATCGGCTTCCAGTTATGGGGGATCTACGCCGGACTGGGGCTCGTCGCGCTGTGGGGCAACTGGACCGTCCCGCCCGGGCGGAGGAGCGTCGTGCCCCCGGACCGGACGCGTCTGCCGGAGGACCGCCCGACCGGATTCGGCGCGCGGCACCGGAGGGCGGCGCCGATCCTGGCCGTCGCGCTCGTGCCCTTCTTCTTCAACTTCGCGCGCGCGGACCGGTCGGAGGACACCGCGGCCCGCGACTGGGCGTACAACATCCTGCAGTCGGTCGAGCCGTACGCCGTGCTGTTCACGAACGGGGACAACGACACCTTCCCGCTCTGGTACCTGCAGGAGGTGGAGGGGATTCGGCGCGACGTGACCGTCATCGTCCACTCCTACCTCGGCACGGACTGGTATCCGAAGCAGTTGCGGTCGCTGACGACGCCCTGCGAGCCGGGGGTGTCCGCGGCGGATTCCCCGACGACCGTCGTGTGCCAGCGTCCCTTCGACGCGGCGAACGCGGCGAGCCCGTACGTGGACGGGGCGGCGCCCTCTCCGACGCGCTCGATCATCGCCCTGAACGATGCGCAGATCGACGGGCTCGCGCCGGGGATCGCGGTCGCCCGCGACACGGCGTTCCGGGTCTCCAGCGCGGTGACGGCGACCGTGCGCGGCGGAGACTCGATTCTGTACCCCGACATCCTCGTGTTCCACATCATGCAGCAGTCGCTGGGGGACCGGCCGGTCTATTTCGCGGCGACCGCTCCGCCGGTGTACGGGAAGTGGGGGCTGCAACCGCACCTCGTCCGGCACGGGCTCGCCTTCAAGCTCGTGGACGCACCGCTGGAGGAGACGGCAGACCTCGTGAACCTGCGCGAGTACATGCCGAACACGGTGTCGCCGACGTGGAACGACCGCGCCCGCACCGAGGAACTGCTGTGGGACGTGTTCGAGGTCGAAGATGTGCTGGGATGGGAGGAGTGGCCCGAGCCGTCCACGCAGTCGAGCATCCCGGCCCAGTATTACCTTGCCTACTACCTGCAGGGCATGACGGAGGAGCACCTGGGCGACGTGGAAGCCGCTGAGCAGGCGTACGAGCGCGCGGACCGTTTCGGGCGGCTCGCCGGCCTCGGCGTGCCGTAGCCGTGAGCGGGATAGAACAGGAGAAGGTCGGCCCGCTGACGCTGCGGGTCTGGGCGTTGCTGACGGCGCTCGCCGTCTGGGTGCTCTATCTCCTGACCCTGGCGCCGACGGTCGGGTTCTGGGACGCGTCGGAGTACGTGACGACGGCGCACATTCTCGGACTCCCGCACCCGCCGGGGAATCCGCTCTTCGTGACCGTCGGCCGCGTGTGGGACCTCCTGACGGGGTTCACCGGCCTCCCCGTCGCGCTGCGGATCAACGCGCTCGGCGCCACGCTCTCCGCCGGGGCGAGCTTCTTCTGGTTCCTGGCCGTCGTCCGCATCGTCGGGCGCTTCCGCGAGAACCGGCACGAGGTGCTCGTCGCCGCGGTGGCGGCCGTGTGGATCGGGGCCACGGCCTTCACCGTGTGGACCCAGTCGAACCTCAACGAGAAGGTCTATCCCCTCTCGATGTTCGTCGTGGCCCTCGTGAGCTACCTGGCGATGGTCTGGATGGAGCAGGCGGACACGGCGCGCGGGAACCGCCTCCTGGTGCTCATGGCGCTGGTCCTCGGCCTGGGCTGGGCGAACCACACCATGTCGATGCTGCCGGGGCTGGCGCTGGCCGCGTTCGTGCTGCTGCACCGGTGGCGGGCCGCGCTGAACCCGCGCGTCCTGGGGCCCGCCGTCGCGCTGCTCGCCGTGGGCTACTCGCTGCAGTTCCTCTTCGTCCCCATCCGCTCGGCGCAGAACCCGATCATCGACGAGGCGGATCCGGAGTGTCCCTCGCTCGTCTCGGC contains the following coding sequences:
- a CDS encoding DUF2723 domain-containing protein, translated to MNGIEREKIGPLTLRLWGLVTALAVWSLYLLTIAPTTGFWDTSEYVTTAHILGLPHPPGNPGFVLVGRVWTLLLEFTGLPVALRINILSATLSAGASFFSFLAVARMVAHFRENRHEILVASMVAVWIGATAFTVWTQSNLNEKVYTLSLFIVSLVSYLTMLWVDEADSARGNRLLVLIALLLGLGWSNHTMSLLPGPALALFVLLHRWRAALNPRVLGLAVALFAVGYSVQLLFVPIRSAQNPIIDEADPECPTLISAVTPSVIDDRFGNSKLSVACEPLALSLIRDQYGPGPITQRQAPLHRQYANYWQYFDWQWARSLPPGGRVAASMLFLFLALLGLWTHFRSDRKTFVYAGTLFFTVTLLLVYYLNFKHGYSLYLEEVPNILQHEVRERDYFYIIGFQLWGIYAGLGLVALWGNWTVPPGRRSVVPPDRTRLPEDRPTGFGARHRRAAPILAVALVPFFFNFARADRSEDTAARDWAYNILQSVEPYAVLFTNGDNDTFPLWYLQEVEGIRRDVTVIVHSYLGTDWYPKQLRSLTTPCEPGVSAADSPTTVVCQRPFDAANAASPYVDGAAPSPTRSIIALNDAQIDGLAPGIAVARDTAFRVSSAVTATVRGGDSILYPDILVFHIMQQSLGDRPVYFAATAPPVYGKWGLQPHLVRHGLAFKLVDAPLEETADLVNLREYMPNTVSPTWNDRARTEELLWDVFEVEDVLGWEEWPEPSTQSSIPAQYYLAYYLQGMTEEHLGDVEAAEQAYERADRFGRLAGLGVP